A single genomic interval of Lactococcus sp. S-13 harbors:
- the rbfA gene encoding 30S ribosome-binding factor RbfA: MGNSFRSDRVAVEIQREINDILRNKVRDPRVQGVNITDVQLTGDLSQATVYYSLLSNLASDNAKAATALKKATGLFKSELAHRMTIYKIPELTFAKDESVEYGSKIDELLRGLNQKSEY; the protein is encoded by the coding sequence ATGGGAAATTCTTTTCGTAGTGATCGGGTTGCGGTAGAAATTCAACGAGAAATCAATGATATTTTGCGTAACAAAGTGCGTGATCCACGTGTTCAAGGTGTGAATATTACAGATGTTCAACTCACTGGCGACTTGAGTCAAGCGACTGTTTATTACAGTTTGTTGTCAAATCTTGCTTCGGACAATGCCAAAGCAGCAACGGCTTTGAAAAAAGCCACAGGCTTGTTCAAAAGTGAGCTGGCTCATCGCATGACGATTTATAAAATTCCTGAATTGACTTTTGCCAAGGATGAATCCGTAGAATATGGTTCAAAAATCGACGAACTTTTACGCGGTTTGAATCAAAAGTCGGAATATTAA
- the fabD gene encoding ACP S-malonyltransferase — protein MTKTAFLFSGQGAQKLGMARDLYDQFDIVKATFDRASELLGYDLRALIDNDEAKLNETKYTQPAILTTSVAILRLLAENGIKPDLVAGLSLGEYSALVAAGSLSFDEAVQLVAKRGQYMTEAAPAGSGKMVAVMNTDVALIEEICQKASIKGIVSPANYNTPAQIVIGGEAGAVDYAVELLKEAGVRKLIELKVSGPFHTAILKPASDKLAHELAQINFSEFNLPLISNTTAQVMTHEEVKALLTRQVMEPVRFYESIETMQKLGATNFIEVGPGKVLSGFIRKIDKNATFTNVEDLSSFEALANK, from the coding sequence ATGACTAAAACAGCATTTTTATTTTCGGGTCAGGGCGCACAAAAGCTCGGTATGGCTCGTGATTTGTATGATCAATTCGACATTGTCAAAGCAACCTTTGACCGTGCTTCAGAACTTCTGGGCTACGACTTACGTGCTTTGATTGATAATGATGAAGCAAAATTAAACGAAACCAAATACACTCAGCCAGCGATTTTGACGACGTCAGTTGCCATTTTGCGTTTATTGGCAGAAAATGGAATCAAACCTGACCTTGTTGCTGGTCTCAGTCTTGGTGAATATTCCGCTTTGGTTGCTGCAGGAAGCCTCAGCTTTGACGAAGCTGTCCAATTAGTTGCTAAGCGTGGTCAATACATGACCGAAGCCGCACCTGCAGGTTCTGGTAAAATGGTTGCCGTAATGAATACCGACGTTGCGCTCATCGAAGAAATTTGCCAAAAAGCAAGTATTAAAGGTATTGTTAGTCCAGCAAATTACAACACTCCCGCCCAAATCGTCATCGGTGGAGAAGCTGGCGCAGTTGACTATGCCGTTGAATTACTCAAAGAAGCTGGCGTACGCAAATTGATTGAACTCAAAGTTTCAGGCCCATTCCATACAGCGATTCTTAAACCCGCTTCGGACAAATTGGCGCATGAACTTGCTCAAATCAACTTTAGCGAATTCAACTTACCTTTGATTTCTAACACCACTGCACAAGTCATGACTCATGAGGAAGTAAAAGCCCTCTTGACCCGACAAGTCATGGAACCCGTTCGTTTTTATGAATCCATTGAAACGATGCAAAAGCTTGGGGCAACGAACTTTATCGAAGTTGGCCCAGGAAAAGTCCTCTCAGGTTTCATCAGAAAAATTGATAAAAACGCTACTTTTACAAATGTTGAAGATTTGTCTTCATTTGAGGCACTAGCGAATAAATAA
- a CDS encoding MarR family winged helix-turn-helix transcriptional regulator, with translation MKTDFDQVNEWLIQLFHDFMILEEQFLRDSAYADVTVKELQILTLIHTLGTCRVTDIAKNQKLALSTITITVNRLQDKGYIERKRSTADRRVTHIDLTAKGDQLCASHREFFRTITEHLFDSVYGTTENKLAGELAALHHSLENMK, from the coding sequence ATGAAAACGGATTTTGATCAAGTCAATGAATGGTTGATTCAACTGTTCCATGATTTTATGATTCTTGAAGAACAGTTTCTGAGAGATTCAGCTTATGCTGATGTGACGGTCAAAGAATTGCAGATTTTAACACTGATTCACACCTTAGGCACTTGTCGCGTGACAGATATCGCCAAAAATCAAAAATTGGCGCTTTCCACGATTACGATTACAGTCAATCGGTTGCAGGATAAGGGTTATATTGAGCGCAAGCGTTCAACTGCTGATCGACGGGTGACACATATTGATTTGACTGCAAAAGGTGACCAACTTTGTGCCAGTCACCGCGAGTTTTTCCGCACCATCACTGAGCATCTCTTTGATAGTGTCTATGGAACAACAGAAAATAAGCTGGCTGGCGAACTCGCCGCTTTGCATCATTCTTTGGAGAATATGAAATAA
- a CDS encoding YlxQ-related RNA-binding protein, translating into MDKKEQLSNLIGLAKRAGKIITGEELVIKAVQSGKAKLTFLASDAASNLSKKITDKSTYYEIPVSQLFTETELSHAIGQNRKVIAIVDDGFARKMESLMNN; encoded by the coding sequence ATGGATAAAAAAGAACAACTTTCAAATTTGATTGGGCTTGCTAAACGTGCGGGGAAAATTATCACGGGCGAAGAATTGGTCATCAAAGCAGTTCAGTCAGGAAAAGCAAAATTAACTTTCCTTGCTAGTGATGCTGCATCAAATTTGAGTAAAAAAATTACTGATAAATCAACTTATTATGAGATTCCCGTCTCACAACTCTTTACAGAAACAGAATTGTCGCACGCCATTGGGCAAAATCGCAAGGTGATTGCTATTGTTGACGATGGATTTGCAAGGAAAATGGAGAGCCTCATGAACAACTGA
- a CDS encoding acyl carrier protein codes for MAVFEKVQDIIVDELGKDKEEVTLETSFEELDADSLDLFQIINDIEDEFDVEVDTEADMKTVADLVKYVEDNK; via the coding sequence ATGGCAGTATTTGAAAAAGTACAAGATATCATCGTAGATGAACTCGGTAAAGATAAAGAAGAAGTAACACTCGAAACTTCATTTGAAGAGCTCGACGCTGATTCACTTGACCTTTTCCAAATCATCAACGACATCGAAGACGAATTTGATGTTGAAGTTGATACAGAAGCAGACATGAAAACAGTTGCTGACCTCGTTAAATACGTAGAAGACAACAAATAA
- the infB gene encoding translation initiation factor IF-2 produces MSDKKRINQIAKETGLSNTELVAAAKSLGFEVKSHSSSVTEDQAQKIIASVKTGAKASDAPSKTTEAATPKATSKAKKADKKEDNPRTFAGKAIVEDPAILARIKAKEEAEKAAKMDKQPADHIVAAENAQSAKTEKVEVKAEPKVEVKPEAKVEKETKVETVAPKPEVKSEKATEKKESVISDEKKKPLNQKPRIQIKVIKRAEDIKKEQAAARPEKKKFDKNRNDRNNRNDRNDNRRPNQNGQGNAQGGNRFDKNRPAGQGQGQKRDKFAPSSTGGSTTETFAPAVAGGKNTRRDRDRKKTDGNRDNTQDGNRKGGPLRVNDNRNQVRNARNSNWNQKGGRGRYNNHQASSVPATQRKFHELPESLEYEVGMNVQDIAKSIKREPAEIIKKLFMMGTMVNQNQSLDEDTIELILMDYGVTPVKKVEEDKSDIERLFVEEGYLNEDELVERPAVVTIMGHVDHGKTTLLDRFRESRVTEGEAGGITQHIGAYQITSNGKKITFLDTPGHEAFTSMRARGASVTDITILVVAADDGVMPQTIEAINHSKAAGVPIIVAINKIDKPGANPQRVTQELTEHGVFPVAWDPENGSEFVEISAKFNQNLEELLETVLLVAEVQELKADPTVRAIGTVVEARLDQGKGAIATLLVQQGTLHIQDPIVVGNTYGRVRTMTNDLGRRIKEAGPSTPIELTGLSDVPQAGDHFAVFEDEKAARAAGEERAKRAQLIKRQNTRRVNLDNLFDTLKEGQTKSVNIIIKADVQGSAEALAASLQKIEVEGVKVDIVHSAVGAISESDISLAAASNAIIIGFNVRPTGLAREQAANEEVDIRLHSIIYKVIEEVETAMRGMLDPEFKEEIIGEAIVRETFEVSKVGTIAGFMVIRGKVARDASVRVIRAGVVIHDGAIASLKHFKDDVKEVGNAQEGGLMVENFNDVAVDDTFEVYKMVEIERK; encoded by the coding sequence TTGTCTGATAAAAAACGTATTAACCAAATTGCTAAAGAAACTGGATTATCAAATACTGAGCTTGTCGCAGCGGCTAAATCACTTGGTTTTGAAGTGAAATCGCACTCAAGCTCTGTAACAGAAGATCAAGCACAAAAAATCATTGCAAGCGTAAAAACAGGCGCTAAAGCAAGTGATGCCCCTTCTAAAACGACTGAAGCGGCGACGCCAAAAGCAACGTCTAAGGCTAAAAAAGCGGATAAAAAAGAGGACAACCCTCGTACTTTTGCGGGTAAAGCAATTGTTGAAGATCCAGCTATTTTAGCACGGATTAAAGCGAAAGAAGAAGCTGAAAAAGCAGCAAAAATGGACAAGCAACCAGCTGACCATATTGTTGCTGCCGAAAATGCTCAAAGCGCTAAAACTGAAAAAGTAGAAGTGAAAGCTGAGCCAAAAGTGGAAGTAAAACCAGAAGCAAAAGTAGAAAAAGAAACAAAAGTGGAAACAGTAGCTCCAAAACCTGAAGTTAAATCAGAAAAAGCTACTGAGAAAAAGGAGTCAGTCATCAGCGACGAAAAGAAAAAACCATTGAACCAAAAACCAAGAATCCAAATCAAAGTGATTAAACGTGCCGAGGATATCAAGAAAGAACAAGCGGCTGCTCGTCCTGAAAAGAAAAAATTCGACAAAAATCGCAATGATCGCAATAACCGTAATGATCGTAACGACAATCGTCGCCCTAACCAAAATGGACAAGGCAATGCACAAGGCGGAAATCGTTTTGATAAGAACCGTCCAGCAGGTCAAGGACAAGGTCAAAAACGTGATAAATTTGCACCTTCTTCAACTGGTGGTTCAACAACTGAAACCTTTGCACCAGCTGTTGCAGGTGGTAAGAACACTCGTCGTGATCGTGATCGCAAGAAAACAGACGGCAATCGTGATAATACCCAAGATGGCAACCGTAAAGGTGGGCCACTTCGCGTCAATGATAATCGTAACCAAGTTCGTAATGCGCGTAATTCAAACTGGAACCAAAAAGGTGGTCGTGGACGTTACAACAATCATCAAGCTTCATCTGTTCCAGCAACACAACGTAAATTCCATGAATTACCAGAAAGTCTTGAATATGAAGTAGGAATGAACGTTCAAGATATTGCGAAATCAATCAAACGTGAACCAGCTGAAATCATCAAAAAACTCTTCATGATGGGAACAATGGTCAACCAAAACCAATCACTTGATGAAGATACGATTGAGTTGATTCTCATGGATTATGGTGTAACACCAGTCAAAAAAGTTGAAGAAGATAAGTCAGATATCGAACGTTTGTTTGTTGAAGAAGGTTATCTTAATGAAGACGAATTGGTTGAGCGTCCAGCAGTTGTTACTATCATGGGTCACGTTGACCACGGTAAAACAACATTGCTTGACCGTTTCCGTGAATCTCGTGTGACTGAAGGCGAAGCCGGCGGAATCACGCAACATATCGGGGCTTACCAAATCACATCTAATGGCAAAAAAATCACTTTCCTTGATACACCAGGTCACGAGGCCTTCACTTCAATGCGTGCGCGTGGTGCTTCAGTAACTGATATTACTATCTTGGTTGTTGCTGCTGATGATGGGGTTATGCCTCAAACGATTGAAGCTATCAACCACTCTAAAGCGGCTGGTGTGCCAATTATCGTGGCGATTAACAAAATCGATAAACCAGGTGCTAATCCACAACGAGTAACTCAAGAATTGACAGAGCACGGAGTATTCCCAGTCGCTTGGGATCCAGAAAATGGTTCTGAATTTGTCGAAATTTCTGCGAAATTCAATCAAAACCTTGAAGAATTGTTGGAAACAGTCTTGCTTGTTGCCGAAGTGCAAGAACTTAAAGCTGACCCAACAGTTCGTGCGATTGGTACTGTGGTTGAAGCCCGTCTTGACCAAGGTAAAGGGGCAATTGCGACACTCTTGGTTCAACAAGGGACTTTACATATCCAAGATCCTATCGTGGTCGGAAATACCTATGGTCGTGTGCGCACAATGACCAACGACCTTGGCCGTCGGATTAAAGAAGCTGGTCCTTCAACACCTATTGAGTTGACTGGTCTTTCTGATGTTCCACAAGCTGGTGATCACTTTGCGGTCTTTGAAGATGAAAAAGCAGCTCGTGCTGCCGGTGAAGAACGTGCTAAACGTGCTCAATTGATTAAACGTCAAAATACGCGCCGTGTTAACTTGGACAACCTCTTTGACACGCTTAAAGAAGGTCAAACTAAATCTGTTAACATCATCATCAAAGCGGATGTGCAAGGTTCTGCAGAAGCTTTGGCTGCTTCACTTCAAAAAATTGAAGTTGAAGGGGTGAAAGTGGACATCGTCCATTCAGCTGTTGGTGCGATTTCTGAGTCTGATATTTCACTTGCTGCGGCTTCAAACGCGATTATCATTGGTTTCAATGTGCGTCCAACGGGTCTCGCTCGTGAGCAAGCAGCTAATGAAGAAGTGGATATTCGTCTCCACAGCATCATTTATAAAGTGATTGAAGAAGTTGAAACAGCGATGCGTGGTATGCTTGATCCTGAGTTCAAAGAAGAAATCATTGGTGAAGCGATTGTTCGTGAAACATTTGAAGTTTCTAAAGTGGGTACGATTGCCGGATTCATGGTTATCCGTGGTAAAGTGGCGCGTGATGCTTCAGTCCGCGTTATCCGTGCGGGTGTCGTGATTCATGATGGTGCGATTGCTAGCCTTAAGCATTTTAAAGATGACGTTAAAGAAGTCGGAAATGCTCAAGAGGGTGGTTTGATGGTTGAAAACTTCAATGATGTTGCGGTTGATGACACATTCGAAGTTTACAAAATGGTTGAAATCGAACGTAAATAA
- the fabF gene encoding beta-ketoacyl-ACP synthase II yields the protein MTNRVVITGYGVVSAIGNTPEEFWGNLKAGKTGIGPITHFDAEATGISVAAEVKEFPFDKYFQKKDARRMDTFSLYAVHAALDAMEMSGLSEENTNYDRLGCIMASGIGGLEQSQKNSQAIVAKGPRKGVAPLYVPLAIANMATGNVALRTGARGVSRAEVTACAAGANSIGSAFREIKHGYADAMIAGGAEAAICELGIAGFANLTALTKETDANIACRPFDKNRSGFVMGEGAGVLILESLEHAQARGANILAEIVGYGNTNDAFHMTTPSGTGAENAMKLALEEAGAEASDVDYINAHGTSTHANEETESKAIHNVVGDKAYVSSTKALHGHALGATGAIEAVATVQAILNQYAPVNAGTTELDEGMTINVVLGEGKPAKIDLALSQDFGFGGHNAVLAFKKWEGK from the coding sequence ATGACAAACAGAGTTGTAATTACAGGTTACGGCGTAGTGAGCGCCATTGGTAATACCCCCGAAGAATTTTGGGGAAATCTTAAAGCTGGCAAAACTGGAATTGGGCCAATTACCCACTTTGATGCGGAAGCAACAGGCATTTCTGTAGCTGCTGAAGTCAAAGAATTTCCATTTGACAAATACTTCCAGAAGAAAGATGCCCGTCGTATGGACACTTTCTCACTTTACGCTGTTCATGCTGCGCTTGACGCGATGGAAATGTCTGGACTCAGCGAAGAAAATACAAACTACGACCGTTTAGGTTGTATCATGGCTTCTGGTATCGGTGGTCTTGAACAATCACAAAAAAATTCACAAGCCATTGTTGCTAAAGGCCCACGTAAAGGTGTAGCACCACTCTATGTTCCTCTTGCTATTGCCAATATGGCGACAGGTAATGTTGCTTTGCGTACAGGTGCTCGTGGTGTTTCACGCGCTGAGGTTACTGCTTGTGCAGCTGGTGCTAACTCTATCGGTTCAGCTTTCCGTGAAATCAAACACGGCTATGCAGATGCTATGATTGCTGGTGGTGCAGAAGCTGCCATCTGTGAATTGGGAATCGCTGGTTTTGCCAACTTGACTGCCCTTACTAAAGAAACAGATGCAAATATCGCTTGTCGTCCATTTGACAAAAATCGCTCAGGTTTCGTTATGGGTGAAGGTGCTGGTGTCTTGATTTTGGAAAGCCTTGAACACGCTCAAGCACGTGGAGCAAATATCTTAGCTGAAATCGTTGGTTACGGAAACACAAATGATGCCTTCCACATGACTACACCATCAGGTACAGGTGCTGAAAATGCGATGAAATTGGCGCTCGAAGAAGCAGGTGCAGAAGCTTCTGATGTTGATTATATCAATGCTCACGGAACTTCAACACACGCTAACGAAGAAACAGAAAGCAAAGCGATTCACAACGTTGTGGGCGATAAAGCCTATGTTTCATCTACAAAAGCTTTGCACGGACACGCACTCGGTGCGACAGGTGCCATCGAAGCCGTAGCAACTGTTCAAGCAATCTTGAACCAATACGCACCAGTCAATGCAGGAACAACAGAACTTGACGAAGGAATGACCATCAATGTTGTTCTTGGCGAAGGAAAACCAGCAAAAATCGATCTCGCTTTGTCTCAAGACTTTGGTTTTGGTGGACACAATGCGGTACTCGCGTTCAAAAAGTGGGAAGGTAAATAA
- the fabZ gene encoding 3-hydroxyacyl-ACP dehydratase FabZ — protein sequence MTEVNINVTEIMEALPHRYPFLLVDRVIDIADDEITAIKNVTINEEFFQGHFPKYPVMPGVLIMEALAQAAGVLELSKPENKGKLVFYAGMDNVKYKKQVTPGDQLVLHAKFIKRRGPIAVVEAQATVDGKLAAKGTLTFALGN from the coding sequence ATGACTGAAGTCAATATCAATGTTACTGAAATTATGGAGGCTTTGCCTCACCGTTACCCTTTTTTGTTAGTCGATCGTGTGATTGATATTGCTGATGACGAAATCACAGCGATTAAAAATGTGACGATTAATGAAGAATTTTTCCAAGGTCATTTTCCAAAATATCCTGTGATGCCTGGTGTATTGATTATGGAAGCTCTGGCGCAAGCTGCGGGTGTTTTGGAATTGTCAAAACCTGAAAATAAAGGGAAATTGGTCTTTTATGCTGGAATGGACAATGTGAAATATAAAAAACAAGTCACACCTGGCGACCAATTAGTACTGCACGCAAAATTTATCAAACGTCGTGGCCCAATTGCCGTTGTTGAAGCGCAAGCAACAGTGGATGGCAAATTGGCAGCTAAAGGAACGTTAACTTTTGCTTTAGGAAATTAG
- the rnpM gene encoding RNase P modulator RnpM has product MKQKKIPMRKSLVSNEQFPKRDLLRIAYNKEGQILIDPTGKAHGRGAYIALLNKEAQDAKKKRVFDRAFQTKIADEFYDELIAYVAHQVARRELESTTYSADLAPDYD; this is encoded by the coding sequence ATGAAACAAAAAAAAATTCCGATGAGAAAGTCTTTAGTGTCAAATGAACAGTTCCCAAAGCGTGATTTGTTGCGAATTGCTTACAATAAGGAAGGTCAGATTTTGATTGACCCAACGGGTAAGGCGCACGGGCGCGGGGCTTATATTGCTTTGCTCAATAAAGAAGCACAGGATGCAAAGAAAAAGCGGGTGTTTGATCGAGCTTTTCAAACTAAAATTGCTGACGAGTTCTATGATGAGTTGATTGCTTATGTGGCGCATCAAGTGGCCCGTCGGGAGCTTGAATCAACGACTTATTCGGCTGATTTGGCACCGGATTATGACTAA
- the fabG gene encoding 3-oxoacyl-[acyl-carrier-protein] reductase, whose amino-acid sequence MEITNKNVFITGSTRGIGHAIALQFAKAGSNVIINGRSAISEEVLAEFTAFGVKAVGISGDISNSADAKRMVAEATEALGSVDVLVNNAGITRDGLSLKMTEEDFEAVLKINLTGAFNMTQAVLKPMTRAREGAIINISSVVGLIGNAGQANYAASKAGLIGFTKSIAREVAGRNVRVNAVAPGFIESDMTEVLSDKVKDMMKGQIPMKRFGSVAEVASVVQFLAEQEYMTGQVLSIDGGMAM is encoded by the coding sequence ATGGAAATCACAAACAAAAACGTTTTTATCACAGGCTCAACACGTGGCATCGGTCACGCCATTGCCTTGCAATTTGCTAAAGCAGGAAGTAACGTCATTATCAACGGTCGCTCAGCAATTTCAGAAGAAGTCCTCGCAGAATTTACCGCTTTTGGTGTTAAAGCAGTCGGTATCTCTGGTGACATCTCAAACTCAGCAGATGCGAAACGCATGGTTGCAGAAGCAACAGAAGCACTCGGCTCAGTAGATGTCTTGGTAAACAACGCTGGAATCACACGTGATGGCTTATCACTCAAAATGACTGAAGAAGATTTTGAAGCAGTCCTCAAAATCAACTTGACAGGTGCATTCAACATGACACAAGCTGTTTTGAAACCAATGACGCGCGCACGCGAAGGGGCCATCATCAATATCTCATCAGTAGTTGGTTTGATTGGTAACGCTGGACAAGCCAATTATGCCGCTTCTAAAGCAGGTCTGATTGGTTTCACAAAATCAATTGCTCGTGAAGTTGCCGGTCGTAATGTTCGCGTTAATGCCGTTGCACCAGGTTTCATCGAATCTGACATGACAGAAGTCCTTTCTGACAAAGTCAAAGACATGATGAAAGGTCAAATCCCAATGAAACGCTTTGGTAGCGTAGCAGAAGTAGCCTCAGTTGTTCAATTCCTTGCCGAACAAGAATACATGACAGGTCAAGTCCTCTCAATCGATGGCGGCATGGCCATGTAA
- the accB gene encoding acetyl-CoA carboxylase biotin carboxyl carrier protein: MNISEVKELMNQFNGSSLREFSWKNADGELTFSKNDGHTNGVTAPAPQAPAAFVASQAPVEVTGPQAQEVTETATVAAEGEAVTSPLVGVAYLKPSPDKAEFVKVGDSVKKGQTLMIIEAMKVMNEIPAPADGVVTEIMVSPEEVVEFGQELVRIK; this comes from the coding sequence ATGAATATCTCAGAAGTAAAAGAATTGATGAACCAATTTAACGGTTCATCTTTGCGTGAATTTTCTTGGAAAAATGCTGACGGTGAGTTGACATTTTCTAAAAATGACGGGCATACAAACGGTGTGACAGCCCCTGCTCCTCAAGCTCCAGCAGCCTTTGTTGCGTCACAAGCTCCAGTAGAAGTAACAGGCCCACAAGCTCAAGAAGTGACAGAAACAGCAACAGTAGCAGCTGAAGGCGAAGCAGTGACTTCACCATTGGTGGGTGTTGCTTATCTCAAACCTTCACCAGATAAAGCTGAATTTGTCAAGGTTGGCGACAGCGTGAAAAAAGGTCAAACCTTGATGATTATTGAAGCGATGAAAGTGATGAACGAAATTCCAGCTCCAGCAGATGGTGTAGTTACTGAAATTATGGTTTCACCTGAAGAAGTTGTTGAATTTGGTCAAGAATTGGTACGGATTAAATAA
- a CDS encoding beta-ketoacyl-ACP synthase III: MTFAKITQVAHYVPEKVVSNDDLSKIMDTNDEWIYSRTGIKNRHISTGENTSDLAAEVAQELLAKAQLSPESLDFIIVATITPDSLMPSTAARVQAAIGATNAFAYDLTAACSGFVFALSTAEKLITSGNYQKGLVIGAEVFSKVMDWSDRSTAVLFGDGAAGVLLENTGEKPLIVAEKLQTDGSRGESLLSGLTNIETPFASKTYEKQHLSMEGRAIFDFAVRDVPKNIQATLEKAELSANEIDFYLLHQANSRILDKMAKKLGVERTKFLQNMQEYGNTSAASIPILLSESVKNGIFNLDGAKRVALTGFGGGLTWGTLVIDL, translated from the coding sequence ATGACTTTTGCGAAAATCACGCAAGTGGCACACTATGTGCCAGAAAAAGTGGTATCTAACGATGACTTATCAAAAATCATGGATACCAACGACGAATGGATTTACAGCCGGACAGGCATCAAAAATCGCCACATTTCCACAGGAGAAAATACCTCAGATTTGGCAGCCGAAGTCGCGCAAGAATTGCTTGCAAAAGCGCAACTTAGTCCTGAAAGCTTAGATTTCATCATCGTGGCGACGATTACGCCAGATTCATTAATGCCCTCAACTGCGGCCCGCGTTCAAGCAGCAATCGGGGCAACGAATGCCTTTGCCTATGATTTGACTGCTGCTTGTTCAGGTTTTGTTTTTGCCCTTTCAACAGCTGAAAAATTGATTACATCAGGCAATTACCAAAAAGGTTTGGTCATTGGTGCGGAAGTTTTCTCAAAAGTAATGGATTGGTCAGATCGCTCAACTGCCGTTTTATTTGGCGATGGAGCAGCCGGAGTTCTTCTTGAAAATACTGGCGAAAAACCACTGATTGTTGCTGAAAAACTGCAAACAGACGGAAGTCGCGGCGAAAGTTTGTTGTCAGGCTTGACCAACATCGAAACACCCTTTGCCTCAAAAACTTACGAAAAACAACATTTGAGTATGGAAGGGCGAGCAATTTTTGACTTCGCCGTGCGTGATGTTCCCAAAAATATCCAAGCCACTTTAGAAAAAGCAGAACTTTCTGCTAATGAAATCGATTTTTATTTATTGCACCAAGCCAATTCAAGAATTTTAGATAAAATGGCTAAAAAACTAGGTGTTGAGCGAACTAAATTCCTCCAAAATATGCAAGAATATGGCAACACTTCGGCAGCAAGTATTCCTATATTGTTGTCAGAATCCGTAAAAAATGGTATATTTAATTTGGACGGTGCAAAAAGAGTTGCCCTTACAGGATTTGGCGGTGGGCTCACTTGGGGCACGCTTGTTATCGATTTGTAA
- the manA gene encoding mannose-6-phosphate isomerase, class I, producing MKEPLFLNSVLQEKIWGGDHLKAFGYDLPSDKVGEYWAISAHPHGVSTIANGAFKGQKLDELYASHRELFGNSEKEVFPLLTKILDANDWLSVQVHPDDEYGQKHEGELGKTECWYIISAEEGAEIIYGHNAKSREELAEMIKAGDWEHLLRKVKVKTGDFFHVPSGTMHAIGAGIVILETQQSSDTTYRVYDFDRKDDAGNLRELHIQQSIDVLNIPGDKVPENQVKTEQFAEAELTTLVKSDFFDVYKWDIKGSHEFVKTAAYTLASVLDGEGELTVDGVDYPLAKGAHFILPSTVDSWKLSGNLTLIASNPA from the coding sequence ATGAAAGAACCATTATTTTTAAACTCAGTGTTGCAAGAAAAAATCTGGGGTGGAGACCATTTGAAAGCTTTTGGCTATGATTTGCCATCAGATAAAGTGGGAGAATATTGGGCAATCTCGGCTCATCCACATGGGGTGTCAACGATTGCTAATGGTGCCTTTAAGGGACAAAAATTGGATGAACTTTATGCGAGCCATCGGGAATTATTTGGCAATAGCGAAAAAGAAGTTTTTCCTTTGTTGACAAAAATTTTGGATGCAAATGACTGGCTTTCTGTCCAAGTGCATCCGGATGATGAATATGGTCAAAAACACGAAGGTGAGTTAGGAAAAACCGAATGTTGGTACATTATTTCTGCTGAAGAAGGTGCAGAAATTATCTACGGACATAATGCAAAATCACGTGAAGAATTGGCAGAAATGATCAAAGCTGGCGATTGGGAGCATTTGTTGCGCAAGGTCAAAGTGAAAACGGGAGATTTTTTCCACGTGCCTTCAGGGACAATGCACGCGATTGGGGCTGGCATTGTGATTTTGGAAACGCAACAATCTTCAGACACCACTTATCGAGTGTATGATTTTGATCGCAAAGATGATGCTGGCAACTTGCGTGAATTGCACATCCAACAATCGATTGATGTTCTGAACATTCCGGGCGATAAAGTGCCTGAAAATCAGGTGAAAACCGAACAATTTGCTGAAGCAGAACTGACAACTTTGGTGAAATCTGATTTCTTCGATGTTTACAAATGGGACATTAAGGGCAGCCATGAGTTTGTGAAAACAGCAGCTTACACACTGGCTTCAGTGCTTGACGGCGAAGGAGAACTGACGGTGGATGGCGTAGATTATCCATTGGCAAAAGGCGCTCATTTCATCTTGCCAAGCACAGTAGACAGCTGGAAATTATCAGGGAACTTGACGCTTATTGCGAGCAATCCAGCCTAA